A stretch of DNA from Catenulispora acidiphila DSM 44928:
ACGGTCCTGCTGCTCGGCTGGTCGCTGCTGGAGGGCCTGGGCGCGGCCCTGATCCTGCCGGCGGTCGTGGCCCTGGTGGCGCTCAACTTCCCCACCGAACGCCGCCCGACCGCCTACGGGCTCATCGCGGCCTCCGCCGCCGTCGCCATCGGCCTGGGCCCGCTGATCGGCGGGATCGCCACGACGTACTTCTCCTGGCGCTGGGTCTTCGCCGGCGAGGTCGCCATCGTGGCCGTGATCCTGGCCCTGGCCCGGCACATCGCCGACCGGCCGAGCGAAGGCCGGCCGCGCTTCGACGTGATCGGCGCGGTCCTGTCCGCGACCGGGCTCGGACTGTTCGTCTACGGCGTGCTCCGCACCTCCGAATGGGGCTGGTTCGTCCCGAAGGCCGGGGCGCCGTCCTGGCTGGGGATGTCGGCGTCGATCTGGGTGATGCTGGCCGGGGTGCTGGTGGTGTGGCTGTTCCTGCTGTGGCAAAGCCGTGTGCTGCGCCGCGGCGGGGACCCGCTGGTCGATCCGGGCCTGTTCGCCAACCGGCAGCTGTCCGGCGGCCTGATCATGTTCTTCCTGCAGTTCCTGGTCCAGATGGGCGTGTTCTTCGTCGTGCCGCTCTATCTGTCCGTGGCCCTGGGCCTGTCCGCGATCAGGACGGGTGTCCACATCCTGCCGCTGTCCCTGAGCCTGCTGGCCGCCGCGTCCTTGATCCCGAAGCTGTTCCCTCGCGCCTCCCCGCGGCTGATCGTGCGCTTGGGCGTCCTGAGCCTGTTCGCCGGCGCCCTGTCCCTGGCCGCCGCGCTGAACGCCGACTCCAGCGCGGCCGTGGTGACCATCCCCCTGCTGCTGATCGGGCTGGGCATGGGAGCCCTGGCCTCCCAACTCGGCGCGGTCACCGTCTCCGCGGTCCCGGACAGCCGCAGCGCCGAGGTCGGCGGCGTCCAGAACACGGTCACCAACCTGGGCTCCTCCATCGGGACCGCCCTGGCCGGCTCCATCCTGATCGGCACCCTGACGTCCTCGTTCCTGTCCAGCATCGAGAAGAACCCCGCGGTTCCGGCGAGTGTGAGCGCCCAGGCCTCGACCAAGCTGGCCGCCGGTGCGCCCTTCCTGTCCGACTCCCAACTCTCCGCCGCGCTCACCAAGGCGAACGTTCCTCCCGAGCAGGCGCAGGCCGCCATGCAGGCCAACTCGGCGGCCCGCCTGGTCGCGGTGCGGGCCGCGGTGGCGATCCTGGCTCTGGTGGCGTTGATCGCCATGGTCTTCACCGGCCGGATCCCGAACCGGCAGCCGGGGGCGCCGGGGGCGGACTCCGCCCGGTCGAACAAGAGCACGAAGAATGTCACCTGATCGGCATGCCGCCTCGGGCCCGGCGCGGCACGCCGACTGGCTGCGGGGCTGGGTCGACCGTGTCACGCACGCCTGGCTGTCATCCCACCGGTGTAACACCGGTCGCAGGATTCGCATCCGGCAGTTCTCCTTGTATCCGGGACCGGTGTACCGATGCCGACCTATGACCCTCGAAGGTGTTCGCGCGGAGACGGGAGTGCGTCATGTCGGTCACGGGCCCTGCCTCCGCGCCTGAGCCCGGCGACGAGGAGGTCGCCGCACTCCGCCGCCGCGTCGCGCAGCTGGAGGCCGAGGCCGCCGCCCCGGCCAAACGGCGCAAGGAGCACCACCGGATCCGCACGTTCTTCGCGACGCTGCTGATCGTCCTGTCCTGTGTGCTGGCCCTGCTGTCGGTCGTGTCGGTGTGGGCCGCCAACACGGTGACCGACACCGACCGGTTCGTGGCCACCCTGGGTCCGCTGGCGAAGGACCCGGACGTGCAGGCCGGGGTGTCGAACCGGATCACCAACCTGGTGCTGGACCAGGTCGACGTCAACTCCGTGGTCGACCAGCTCTCGCAGGCCGCCGCCAACAGCAGCCTGCCGCCGGCGACCGCCTCCCTGCTCACGAGGGCGAACGGGCCGATCAGCAGCGGCCTGAAGAGCGTGGTGGGGACGGTCGTGGACAGGGTCGTGAGCAGCGACCAGTTCGCCACTATCTGGAACACCGCGCTGCGCGCGACACACACCGCGTTCGTGAGAGCCCTCACCGGCAAGGGCGGCGGCGCGGTCAAGCTGACCAACGGCGAGGTGCAGATCGACGTCGGACCGGCCGTGGCGATGGTGAAGGACCAGCTCGTCGATCAGGGCTTCTCAGCGGCGAGCAGGATCCCGACAGTGAACACGACCTTCACCGTCTACAAGTCCTCGAGCCTGGAGAAATTCAAGAACTACTTCCGCCTCCTGCAGATCGTCGGCGACTGGCTGCCGGTCATCACGGTCCTGATCGCGGCCGCCGGGGTCTACCTGGCCCACAACCGCCGCCGGGCCCTGATCGGCACCGCGATCGGGTTCGCGGCGGCGATGCTGGTACTGGGCATCGCCCTGGCGGTCTTCCGGTCCTTCTTCCTCGACCAGCTCCCACCGGACGTCAACACCGGCGCCGCGGGCGCCACCTACGACGCACTGGTGAGATTCCTGCGGATCACCACCCGCATGGTGGGCGCCCTAGCCGTCCTCGTGGCCCTCGGCGCCTTCCTGAACGGACCCACCCCCGTCGCCGTATGGATCCGCACAGGCAGCAGCAGCGTGATCGGCGCCATCCGCACAGTCGCCGACTCGGCCGGATTCCACGCCGGCCCGGTCGACCGCTTCACCACCCGCTACAAGCACTGGATCGGCATCGCGATCCTCCTGATCGCCTCAGTACTCTTCATCCTCTGGGACCACCCCACCGGCCTAGTAGTCTTCTGGTTCGCCTTCGTCATCGCCGCCGCCTTCGCCATCCGCGAGTTCTTCGCCCCCGGCCCAGGCCTGGTCCGCCGCGACCAGCTGCCTGTCGACGCGACAGGCACCGGGCCTGCGTGATCGGGGTCTTTCTGGTGCGTGTCCGCGCCGAGCACGTCGACGCGGACACGCTGCCCCACTTCCGCGACTTCCGAAGCGTGATCGAACTGCGACCAGGAGAGGTAGTTCTCCGATCTCTCCGACAGGCCGATCGACTCACCGGACGAGATCGTCCAGCTAGGAGACGCCTCTTCTGGTCAGCCGGCGTGGCGAAGGACGCCGACCAAGCCGTGCGTCTCGCCGTCGATGCCGGCGCTGAACCAGAGGGCGTCGGTGCCGCCGGTGGTGGCGGTGCCGGGTAGCAGGGCCCACAGGCCGGGGATGGTGATGGGCTTGCCGGTTGAGGTGTCGGTCAGCTGGCCGGCGATCTGGTGGAACTGGCCGTGGTGGTCGGGCTTGAGGACGGTGATCTGGCCGCTGCCGAAGTTGCCGATCAGCAGGTCGCCGGCCAGGGCTCCCCAGGAGGCCGGCGCGATGGCCAGACCCCACGGGTCGTTGAGGCCGTCGCGGGAGTCCACGCGGGTGACCAGGCGGCCGTCGGGGGTGAATTCGTCCACGAAGCCGACGCCTGTGCCGGGAACCTCGCGGCTGGTCTTGGGGTCGATCTTGGCGTAGGTCACGTAGACGTCGCCGTTGATGTTCTGCGCGTTGAACGGGGCGTAGCCCTTGGGGATGCCGGCGTCGCGGAACGCCCACGACGGGGTGTGCACGAGGCCGAAGGAGGAGTCGAACACGTCGATCCGGCCCTGGCCGAAGTTGGCCGCGTACAGCTGTTGGGCGCCGGCGGCCGTGGTCGCGAGGGCCAGCCCGGTGTACGCCGCACCGGGCTCGGTCGCCTTGATCTCGACGGCGCCCAGGTGCGGGTCGACGCTCGGGCTCCAGGCCGCGATCTCCCCGGTGATGGTGTCGAAGATGAACGCGGCCGGGGCGCTGGTCGTGCCGTTGCTGAGCACGAAGCCGCTGCCGCCGTTGAAGACCTGCCCGGTGGGCAGACCGACCGGCGAGTTTCCGGGGCCCGGAACGGTGACCCGGACCGTGGGAACCTTGGCGACCGCGCTCGAGTCCGGCGCGTCGGTGTACAGCGTGGAGGTGCTGGTGCCGGCGTTGGCCACCCACAATGGCGACGTCGGGCTCAGCGCCAGACCCCACGGATTGACGGCGTCGGCGTCGGTCAGCACGGCCTGGCCGGGCACATCCGAGACGAGGTTGACCCGCTGGGTGGCCAACGGCGATCGGAGGTGCCCGTGCCCGTGATCGTGCCCGTACTCGTCGGCGCTCGCCACGCCAGGCGCCGCGATCACCAGCCCGGCCGCGGCGGCCATTGCGGCGACCGCAGCGAGGGGACGGACAGACAGTGCGTTGCTTTTCATGTGGTTCCTTAGGTGAGGAGTCCGACCTCCCTAAGCACGAACACTTGATGGTCCCGGTTCAGCACTCATCGAAAATTCCGCGGATCGAGCTCAGAAGACGAGGCAAGTGAGGCAAGTGCGGGTGTTTCAGATCATCCGTCAAGCTATGCCGACTCCGGGCCGCAGCGAACGCATGATCCAGGTTCAGCTGGTCATCAGAACACGATGTCTGGTTTTCGTAAGTTCATCCTGCGCGGCAACTTGGTTGATCTGGCAGTGGCTGTGGTCGTGGGTTCGTTGTTCAGCTCGCTGGTCAAACAGTTCGTCGCATCGTTCATCACCCCGCTGCTGGGCACGATCGGCGCCACTCCGAACTTCGACCATCTGAGCTTCACGATCAGGCGTCACGCGTTCGCCTACGGGGCGTTCCTCACCGAGGCGTTCTCGTTCGTGATAGCCGCCATCGTGATGTACTTCGCGATCGTCCTGCCGTTCAGCCGAATGATCCACCTTTTCGACGGAAATCAGGCGGCCACGGAGAAGGACTGCCCTGCTTGCACCATGCGGATCCCCGTATTGGCCAAGCGCTGTCCCGAATGCACCACCGTCCTCGACTCGGAGCACTCGTGGGATCATGGAACCACTGCCGAGGAGGAGCGATGAAAGCCTTGACCTGGCACGGAAAGCGGAATGTGCGGGTGGAGACGGTGCCCGATCCCGCCATCGAGGATCCGACGGACGTCATCGTCAAGGTCACCTCGACCGGGTTGTGCGGGTCCGACCTGCATCTCTACGAGGTTCTCGGCCCGTTCCTGAGCCGTGGCGACATTCTGGGCCACGAGCCGATGGGCACGGTCGCGGAGGTCGGCTCCGAGGTCACGTCGTTGCAGGTGGGCGACCGGGTGGTGGTGCCCTTCAACGTCTCGTGCGGCACGTGCTTCATGTGCCGGACCGGTCTGCACTCCCAGTGTGAGACGACCCAGGTCCGCGAGTACGGTTCGGGCGCCTCACTGTTCGGCTACACGAAGTTGTACGGCCAGGTACCGGGCGGTCAGGCGGAGTTGTTGCGGGTCCCGTTCGGCGACCACCTGCCGATCAAAGTGCCTCACGGACCGCCGGACGACCGGTTCGTGTTCCTGTCCGACGTCCTGCCCACGGCGTGGCAGGCCGTCCAGTACGCGGCCGTGCCGCGCGGGGGCAGCCTGGTCGTGCTGGGACTCGGCCCGATCGGGGACATGTGCACCCGGATCGCCCAGCATCTCGGCGCCGACCTGGTGATCGGTGTCGACCTGGTGCCCGAACGCCTGGCACGAGCCCGCACCCGAGGTGTGCGCGTCCTGGATCTCCAGGTCCACGGCAAGAAGCTCGCTGACGACATCCGCGACCTGACCGGCGGACGCGGACCGGACGCGGTCATCGACGCCGTCGGACTGGAGGCGCACGGCGCTCCGGCGACCAAGCTCGCCCAACAGGCGACCGCCCTGCTGCCCAGCGCACTGTCCGCCAAGCTGATGCAGGTCGTCGGAGTGGACCGGCTGACGGCCCTGCACCTGGCGATCGATGTCGTGCGCCGCGGCGGCACCATCTCGGTGGTCGGCGTCTACGGCGGCATGACCGACCCCATGCCCCTGATGACGATGTTCGACAAGCAGATTCAGCTCCGCATGGGCCAGGCCAACGTCCGACGCTGGTCCGACGACATCCTGCCGCTGCTCACCGACGAGGATCCGCTCGGCGTCGACTCCTTCGCCACCCACCACCTCCCGCTGGACCAGGCGCCGGCCGCCTACGAGATGTTCCAGAAGAAGGAAGACGGCGCGGTGAAGATCTTGTTCAATCCGTGACGCGCGTGCAGCTCTAGCGGTACCGACCAGATGCGACAGCGGGAAGCTACTCAGAACCCGGCGTAGCGACGACCGACGCATCGAGCTGGTCGCGCAGAATCGCGGCCGCTCGCTGCGCGGTGCCCGCGCAGCACGTGTTCACCACGACGTGCACCTCATCGACGGACTCTCCGAGCCGGCGGCTTCGGTCCGCCCACGCCTTCAGCTCGGAAGCGGAGTATTCGTAGCGGTAGCGCTCTTCCTTTCCGCCTCGTGACCACGCGGCACTGTGGCCGTGCAGACGGATGACCGCCTTGTTCGCGGTGGCTGCGAGCAGCGCGGGAACGGCGCCGGGGTGGGACTGGGACATGTCGGCGCAGACGTAGGCAGCGTTGTGGGCGCGAAGCAACTGCCATGTCCGGTCACGCTGCTCCGGTTCCAGCCAGGAGCTGTGCCGGAACTCGACGGCTGCCGGGAACGGCGCGCATTGGCGCAGCGCGGCCCGGACCGCCGCCGACCCGGCGGCGTCCGCTCGGCATTGCGGCGGGAACTGGAGAAGCACCAGCCCGAGATGCCCTGATTCGAGCAGCGGCGTGAACGTCTGGTGGAAGCGGTGCCAGAGTTCTGCGACGAGTCCTGCCGGCGCCGACGACGCCGTCAGCCACGGGCCGCGAACACGGGTCCTGAGATCGGCGGGCAGCGTCGCGGTGCGCGTTCGATGGCCCGTGAACAGCGAGTACGCCTTGACATCCATGGTGAAACCGTCGGGCGCCGCGTCGATCCAGCCCGCCACGGTCGTGGCACTCGGCAGCGCGTAGTACGGCGCGTCGGCCTCGACGAGCGGGAACTGGCTGGCGTAATAGCGCAGCCGATCCGCCGCGGTCCTCGTTCCCGGCGGGTACCAACCGCTTCGAATCAGACTCGCGTCGGCCCACCCGGCAGTGCCTGTCAGGATTCGCATACTCCACACCTCCGGGCCGCCGCATGCCCCGTCTCCGGGGCGTCACGCGCGCCTCACCGCACCGGGAATCTTCGGAGGATCGGCGGGTCCGCTGTTTGAAAACGCGGCACCTGGCCAGACGGCATTCCTGTCAAGACATCTCGCGGCTCCGCCAAGAGGGGCTTCGAAACACGAAACGGAGGGTGATCATGGGCATCATCGCGTGGATCGTGCTGGGACTCGTCGTCGGTTTGATCGCCGACCGCATCATGGACAGCCCGCACGGGCTGATCGTCACGACCGTGGTCGGTATCGCCGGTGCGCTGCTCGGCGGCTGGCTGGCGCAGAAGATCTTCCACGTCGACAACATCCGCGGCTTCTTCAACCTGTCGACCTGGCTGACCGCGCTCGTCGGGGCGATCGTGCTGCTGGGCGTTCTCCAGCTCGTCACCGGCAGCCGTCGAGGACTGCGCCACTAAGGGAGCTGGGAAGCCGGACCGGGCGAGGCACGACACATCCCAAGGGACGGAAGACGGCCATGACGCTCAAGGACTCGCGGGACCTCGAACTGCTCACTGTCGGGGTGGAAGAAGAGTTCATGCTGGTGGACCCCGTCAGCCGCTTCACCGTGCCGCGAGCGCCCGAAGTCCACGCGTTCGCCGCCGAGCGGCTCGGCGAGCAAGTCGCGCGCGAGCTCTACGCCACCCAGGTCGAGATCAACAGCAGACCGGCGAAACAGGCTGAGGTGCTGCGGCAGGATTTGGTGGAGGCGCGGCGAGCGCTGGCTTCGGCGGCCGCTCACTTCGACTGCATGCTCGTCGCGTCCGGCACCGCGGTCCTGACGACCAAACCCTTTCCCATCACCGAGGGCGAGAGGTACGAGGAGATCGCCGAACGCTACTCGGCGGCGACGACCGACATCGACAGCGAGGCCAGCGGTTGCCACGTCCATGTCGGTGATCTGGAGTGCGACGAAGCCTTGGCACTGGCCGGTCATCTGCGACCGTGGCTGCCTGTGCTGCAAGTCCTGGCCGTCAACTCGCCGTTCGCCGCCGGGTCGTTCCGGCGCGTCGCGAGTTGGCGGCACTACCAGCAGCAGGCTTGGCCGATCACCGGGCCCACCCCGATGATGACCGCCCTGGAATATGAGGCTCGCGCCCAGGAACTCGTCGACGCTGGAGTACTGATCGACAAGAGAATGATCTACTGGTACGCCCGTCCGTCGGAACACCAGCCCACGCTGGAAATCAGGGTCGCCGACGTCTGCGCGGACGTCGACATCACCCTGCTCGTCGCCGTTCTCACCCGCGCGTTGGCCATGGTGCTTCTTGCGGACGTCCGAGCAGATACGCCGGCTCCGCGAACCGAAGAGCTCGAGGTCCGCGAACATCACCGCGGAGCTGCCACCCTCGGGCCGGCCGGGCTGTGGACGCACCCGCTCAGCGGCGTTTCGATGCCGTTGTCAGCCGGTGTCGAAGCCCTCGTCGCGCACGCGAGACCGGCGTTGGAGATGCTCGACGAGACGCGGCTCGTCGCACAGCTGCTGCGGCGCGCATACCATCGCGGCACCGGGGCGCAACGCCAGCGTGCCGCGTACCGGCGGCGCGGACGCCTGGAGGATGTCGTCGACGAACTCGCCGCCCAGACCATCCGCGCCTGAGCAGCGGTACTCACGCCCCGTCTCACGCCCCGTTGGCCCGCCTGGCGCGGTACGCCGCAGCTTTGGCCTTGTCGCCGCAGGTGCTCATGCCGCACCAGCGGCGTCGGCGCGCGTGGCTCCGATCCAGAAACGGCCGGGTGCAGGTGGGCGCGGCGCACCAGCGGATGCTGTCGTGCTGTTCGTCCCGAGCCAGTAGCAGGCCTTCCTGTGCCAGAAGAGCCAAGGCCTGCGTCACGGTCCCTGTTCTGTGCACGTTCCCGTGTGCGTCGATGGACAGCCGTGGGCCGTCGTGGGCAGCGAATCGGGTGAGTGTCTCGCGCACCGCTGGAGTGAGCGCGGACCCGCCGGTGAGGCTGACCACCAGGGTGTAGAGGGACTCGCGGAGCTGGCGCGCCGCGAGCAGGTCGGCTTCGCCCGCCGTCGGTGGTGTATCGACGACACGGGCCTTGACCAGCCAGTCCGCCAGGTCCTCAGGCGTGCTGAGGCGCTCGAGGCGGGTCGTGGTGCGCTCCGCGACGGTCGCGACGTAGTCGAGCACCACATGGCCGGCGACGAACTCGAATCTCACGTCACCATATTGACCGGTGACGCGCTGGCGTGCAACGCTGACTTCTGGCGTCACCTGACTGACCGGTGACGCGGACAGGTCTCAGCCTCAGCCTCACCTCACCGATACACCGCACCGATACACCGATACACCGATTCTTCAGGCGGGAGTCCCGGTGACCGACCGTGCCAGTGCCCTGACGTCCGCAACCGCTCGCGCGACCGAGCGTCTCGCCACAGCAGTGGCTCCCTCCAGCCCGCGCTATCTGGCCGTGGCCACACTGGTCCGCCTAGCGGACGGCGGCTCGACCGTCGCGCTGGTGACGCTGGCGATCTCGCTGCGTCACGGCGCCGGAGGGGCGAGCGGCGGCATACTCACAGCGCTGCTTACCGCGCCCCATCTCCTGGGCCCGGTGGCCGCGGGCCCGCTGGCAAGAGCCAAAGACCCCCGTCGGGTTCTGGCCGCGGCGTTCGCAGGTTTCGGCATATGCCTGGCGCTTTGTGGCGTCCTGCTGCAACACGGCCACCTCATCCTCGCAGCAGCGGCAGCTTGTACCGCTGGCTGTAGCGGACCACTGCTCACCGGCGGCTTGAGCACGCAAGTCAGCGCCCGCGCCGACGGCCTTGCGGAGCGACAACCGGGGACACCGCCGACACCGCCGCTTGATAAGAGTCCTGATATGCGGCGGGCAGAAGCCTGGGACGCGGCCACGTACGGCGTCGGGGCAACGCTGGGACCCACTGTCGTGGCAGGAATCGTGGCCCTCGCATCACCGGTGGTCTCGGTCGTGGCGCTCGGGGGCGCGGCGGTGGCCGCCGCGTTCCTGACCCTGAGGCTGCCGCGCGCCGCAGGGACCGGGCGCTCGGAGGCCGCGCAGATGCCGATGCGTAAGGTCTTCGCGGCGATCATGGCGGTTTCCGTACTCCGACGAACCCTCGCGGCCACGGTGCTCGCAGCCTTCGGCACCGGCGGCCTGCTGGTGGCCGCGGTGGTCTTCGGCACCCGTCTGGGTGGTCACACGGCCGACGGAGCCATGCTCGCCGCGGCCTTCGGCATCGGGAGCCTCACCGGATCGGCCGTGCTCATCATGCGGCCGTTGCGCAGCGAACCGGAGTCCGCGATGGTCGCTCTGCTAGCCGTCTCCGGCCTCCTGATCGCCTTGTCCGCAGCCGCACCCGATCTGGGCCTGGCAGCCGCCGCCTTCGCATCCGCCGGCGCGGCATCAGCCGCCCAATTCACCGCCAGCCTGGCAGTACGTTCCACCTACGCCCCACCCGGCACCCGAGCCCACGTGTTCGTGACGATGGCCGGCCTCAAGATGGGCTGCTCAGCCCTCGGCGCAGCCGTCGTCGGCACCGTCCTCACCATCGGACCACGCCCCGCACTGCTCCTGATCGCCTCCCTCGTCCTCAGCGGCGCGCTGATCGCGACCGTGATGAGGCGCCGGACTCGTTTCGGACCAGCGACTCAGGACTCTGTCGTGCCAGCGGCGAATGTTCCGAACGCTCGTGTCCGCTAAGTCAGCCCGGTGACCGGCCAG
This window harbors:
- a CDS encoding MFS transporter, which gives rise to MATGTVGSPSRATAGKTVLATLAAAQFLMALDSSVMNVSIATVASDVGTTVTGIQGAITAYTLVMAMFMLPGGKVGAMIGRKRAFTIGCVVYGCGSLTTALAPNLTVLLLGWSLLEGLGAALILPAVVALVALNFPTERRPTAYGLIAASAAVAIGLGPLIGGIATTYFSWRWVFAGEVAIVAVILALARHIADRPSEGRPRFDVIGAVLSATGLGLFVYGVLRTSEWGWFVPKAGAPSWLGMSASIWVMLAGVLVVWLFLLWQSRVLRRGGDPLVDPGLFANRQLSGGLIMFFLQFLVQMGVFFVVPLYLSVALGLSAIRTGVHILPLSLSLLAAASLIPKLFPRASPRLIVRLGVLSLFAGALSLAAALNADSSAAVVTIPLLLIGLGMGALASQLGAVTVSAVPDSRSAEVGGVQNTVTNLGSSIGTALAGSILIGTLTSSFLSSIEKNPAVPASVSAQASTKLAAGAPFLSDSQLSAALTKANVPPEQAQAAMQANSAARLVAVRAAVAILALVALIAMVFTGRIPNRQPGAPGADSARSNKSTKNVT
- a CDS encoding TIGR03118 family protein, whose translation is MKSNALSVRPLAAVAAMAAAAGLVIAAPGVASADEYGHDHGHGHLRSPLATQRVNLVSDVPGQAVLTDADAVNPWGLALSPTSPLWVANAGTSTSTLYTDAPDSSAVAKVPTVRVTVPGPGNSPVGLPTGQVFNGGSGFVLSNGTTSAPAAFIFDTITGEIAAWSPSVDPHLGAVEIKATEPGAAYTGLALATTAAGAQQLYAANFGQGRIDVFDSSFGLVHTPSWAFRDAGIPKGYAPFNAQNINGDVYVTYAKIDPKTSREVPGTGVGFVDEFTPDGRLVTRVDSRDGLNDPWGLAIAPASWGALAGDLLIGNFGSGQITVLKPDHHGQFHQIAGQLTDTSTGKPITIPGLWALLPGTATTGGTDALWFSAGIDGETHGLVGVLRHAG
- the mscL gene encoding large conductance mechanosensitive channel protein MscL; translation: MSGFRKFILRGNLVDLAVAVVVGSLFSSLVKQFVASFITPLLGTIGATPNFDHLSFTIRRHAFAYGAFLTEAFSFVIAAIVMYFAIVLPFSRMIHLFDGNQAATEKDCPACTMRIPVLAKRCPECTTVLDSEHSWDHGTTAEEER
- a CDS encoding zinc-dependent alcohol dehydrogenase; this translates as MKALTWHGKRNVRVETVPDPAIEDPTDVIVKVTSTGLCGSDLHLYEVLGPFLSRGDILGHEPMGTVAEVGSEVTSLQVGDRVVVPFNVSCGTCFMCRTGLHSQCETTQVREYGSGASLFGYTKLYGQVPGGQAELLRVPFGDHLPIKVPHGPPDDRFVFLSDVLPTAWQAVQYAAVPRGGSLVVLGLGPIGDMCTRIAQHLGADLVIGVDLVPERLARARTRGVRVLDLQVHGKKLADDIRDLTGGRGPDAVIDAVGLEAHGAPATKLAQQATALLPSALSAKLMQVVGVDRLTALHLAIDVVRRGGTISVVGVYGGMTDPMPLMTMFDKQIQLRMGQANVRRWSDDILPLLTDEDPLGVDSFATHHLPLDQAPAAYEMFQKKEDGAVKILFNP
- a CDS encoding DUF72 domain-containing protein; translated protein: MRILTGTAGWADASLIRSGWYPPGTRTAADRLRYYASQFPLVEADAPYYALPSATTVAGWIDAAPDGFTMDVKAYSLFTGHRTRTATLPADLRTRVRGPWLTASSAPAGLVAELWHRFHQTFTPLLESGHLGLVLLQFPPQCRADAAGSAAVRAALRQCAPFPAAVEFRHSSWLEPEQRDRTWQLLRAHNAAYVCADMSQSHPGAVPALLAATANKAVIRLHGHSAAWSRGGKEERYRYEYSASELKAWADRSRRLGESVDEVHVVVNTCCAGTAQRAAAILRDQLDASVVATPGSE
- a CDS encoding GlsB/YeaQ/YmgE family stress response membrane protein; protein product: MGIIAWIVLGLVVGLIADRIMDSPHGLIVTTVVGIAGALLGGWLAQKIFHVDNIRGFFNLSTWLTALVGAIVLLGVLQLVTGSRRGLRH
- a CDS encoding carboxylate-amine ligase, encoding MTLKDSRDLELLTVGVEEEFMLVDPVSRFTVPRAPEVHAFAAERLGEQVARELYATQVEINSRPAKQAEVLRQDLVEARRALASAAAHFDCMLVASGTAVLTTKPFPITEGERYEEIAERYSAATTDIDSEASGCHVHVGDLECDEALALAGHLRPWLPVLQVLAVNSPFAAGSFRRVASWRHYQQQAWPITGPTPMMTALEYEARAQELVDAGVLIDKRMIYWYARPSEHQPTLEIRVADVCADVDITLLVAVLTRALAMVLLADVRADTPAPRTEELEVREHHRGAATLGPAGLWTHPLSGVSMPLSAGVEALVAHARPALEMLDETRLVAQLLRRAYHRGTGAQRQRAAYRRRGRLEDVVDELAAQTIRA
- a CDS encoding CGNR zinc finger domain-containing protein → MRFEFVAGHVVLDYVATVAERTTTRLERLSTPEDLADWLVKARVVDTPPTAGEADLLAARQLRESLYTLVVSLTGGSALTPAVRETLTRFAAHDGPRLSIDAHGNVHRTGTVTQALALLAQEGLLLARDEQHDSIRWCAAPTCTRPFLDRSHARRRRWCGMSTCGDKAKAAAYRARRANGA
- a CDS encoding MFS transporter — protein: MTDRASALTSATARATERLATAVAPSSPRYLAVATLVRLADGGSTVALVTLAISLRHGAGGASGGILTALLTAPHLLGPVAAGPLARAKDPRRVLAAAFAGFGICLALCGVLLQHGHLILAAAAACTAGCSGPLLTGGLSTQVSARADGLAERQPGTPPTPPLDKSPDMRRAEAWDAATYGVGATLGPTVVAGIVALASPVVSVVALGGAAVAAAFLTLRLPRAAGTGRSEAAQMPMRKVFAAIMAVSVLRRTLAATVLAAFGTGGLLVAAVVFGTRLGGHTADGAMLAAAFGIGSLTGSAVLIMRPLRSEPESAMVALLAVSGLLIALSAAAPDLGLAAAAFASAGAASAAQFTASLAVRSTYAPPGTRAHVFVTMAGLKMGCSALGAAVVGTVLTIGPRPALLLIASLVLSGALIATVMRRRTRFGPATQDSVVPAANVPNARVR